The Ciconia boyciana chromosome 15, ASM3463844v1, whole genome shotgun sequence genome has a segment encoding these proteins:
- the DUSP18 gene encoding LOW QUALITY PROTEIN: dual specificity protein phosphatase 18 (The sequence of the model RefSeq protein was modified relative to this genomic sequence to represent the inferred CDS: inserted 1 base in 1 codon; substituted 1 base at 1 genomic stop codon), which translates to MAAALGALPALPRHSNLYLGNVAAANSFPLLFTHRISTVISLEVVNTLYPNVKYLCVPMMDTTAARISSCFDSIAAEIHSMGXTRGQTLLHRAAGVSRSITVCLAYLMKHRSMSLAGAHAWIKSCRPIVXPNSSWQQLIRYDYKLFGINRLRMTSSRSGMIPDVYENEVRVMLLL; encoded by the exons TCTGggagccctccctgccctgccccggcacTCCAACCTGTACCTCGGCAATGTGGCGGCTGCCAACAGCTTCCCCCTGCTCTTCACCCACCGCATCAGCACCGTCATCTCCCTGGAAGTGGTGAACACCCTCTATCCCAATGTCAAGTACCTGTGCGTCCCCATGATGGACACCACTGCTGCCCGCATCTCCAGCTGCTTCGACTCCATAGCAGCTGAGATCCACAgcatgg acacacggggTCAGACGCTGCTGCACCGCGCTGCTGGGGTGAGCAGGTCCATCACCGTCTGCTTGGCCTATCTGATGAAGCACCGCTCCATGTCCCTGGCGGGCGCCCATGCCTGGATCAAGTCCTGCCGTCCCATCGTATGACCCAacagctcctggcagcagctcatCCGCTATGACTACAAACTCTTTGGCATCAACAGGCTCCGAATGACCAGCTCTCGGTCAGGGATGATACCCGATGtttatgaaaatgaagtgagagtaatgctgctgctctga